In the Parasteatoda tepidariorum isolate YZ-2023 chromosome 3, CAS_Ptep_4.0, whole genome shotgun sequence genome, one interval contains:
- the LOC107439587 gene encoding sulfotransferase 1C4-like isoform X1, which produces MSYAFNPELNFILTPNKFTGEQINLKFPTMSSNPTPRYVTVEGLRFVEGFHPDTVRSALTYQPRPYDVFVVTYPKCGTTWMMQIALLLLHEGELPETTEEYFACTPYLEMLGAEVVEKMPRPSPIRSHLPFDMIPYAKHAKYIYVARHPKDCCISMYHHTKMFPSYGFSKGSFDDFFKIFIRGETDYNDYFDHLLSFYEHRYDDNIFFITYEQLRDDTRGAILQIADFLGEKYSKLLRENTKVLDKILHYSNYDFMKQDTFSVWKEALQITPQAFSATKLPPGLASWAESAVDSHYGQPKMPMINVRDLMRRSSLMEWDTKLKPSQEQKLQRRIIEKTNNSDVMDLWKDT; this is translated from the coding sequence gcgaacaaataaatttgaaatttccaaCCATGTCATCTAATCCCACTCCCCGTTACGTGACTGTCGAAGGGCTTCGATTTGTAGAAGGTTTTCATCCAGATACTGTCCGATCTGCATTAACTTATCAACCCCGCCCATATGATGTCTTTGTTGTCACCTACCCCAAATGTGGAACAACATGGATGATGCAAATAGCACTTCTACTTCTCCACGAAGGAGAATTACCTGAAACTACTGAAGAATATTTTGCATGCACCCCTTATCTTGAAATGCTAGGAGCAGAAGTAGTGGAAAAAATGCCCAGGCCATCCCCTATACGCTCTCACTTACCATTTGACATGATACCATACGCCAAGCATGCCAAATATATTTATGTGGCGAGACATCCAAAGGATTGTTGCATTTCAATGTACCATCATACGAAAATGTTTCCCTCTTACGGCTTCTCTAAAGGCtcttttgatgatttttttaaaatattcatacgAGGTGAAACAGActataatgattattttgatCATTTACTCTCGTTTTACGAACACAGATACgacgataatatattttttattacttacgaACAGCTGCGAGATGATACAAGAGGTGCAATCTTACAAATAGCAGACTTCCTTGGTGAAAAGTACAGTAAGTTATTGAGAGAAAACACAAAAGTATTAGATAAAATTCTACATTAcagtaattatgattttatgaaacaaGATACATTTTCAGTGTGGAAGGAAGCTCTCCAAATTACACCGCAAGCATTTTCAGCCACAAAGCTTCCCCCAGGGTTGGCCTCATGGGCTGAGAGTGCTGTAGACTCCCATTATGGGCAACCAAAAATGCCCATGATAAATGTACGTGATTTAATGAGAAGAAGCAGTTTGATGGAATGGGACACAAAACTAAAACCTTCTCAAGAACAAAAACTGCAAAGAAggattattgaaaaaacaaataattctgaTGTAATGGATTTGTGGAAAGACACTTAA
- the LOC107439587 gene encoding sulfotransferase ssu-1-like isoform X2 gives MVKGEQINLKFPTMSSNPTPRYVTVEGLRFVEGFHPDTVRSALTYQPRPYDVFVVTYPKCGTTWMMQIALLLLHEGELPETTEEYFACTPYLEMLGAEVVEKMPRPSPIRSHLPFDMIPYAKHAKYIYVARHPKDCCISMYHHTKMFPSYGFSKGSFDDFFKIFIRGETDYNDYFDHLLSFYEHRYDDNIFFITYEQLRDDTRGAILQIADFLGEKYSKLLRENTKVLDKILHYSNYDFMKQDTFSVWKEALQITPQAFSATKLPPGLASWAESAVDSHYGQPKMPMINVRDLMRRSSLMEWDTKLKPSQEQKLQRRIIEKTNNSDVMDLWKDT, from the coding sequence gcgaacaaataaatttgaaatttccaaCCATGTCATCTAATCCCACTCCCCGTTACGTGACTGTCGAAGGGCTTCGATTTGTAGAAGGTTTTCATCCAGATACTGTCCGATCTGCATTAACTTATCAACCCCGCCCATATGATGTCTTTGTTGTCACCTACCCCAAATGTGGAACAACATGGATGATGCAAATAGCACTTCTACTTCTCCACGAAGGAGAATTACCTGAAACTACTGAAGAATATTTTGCATGCACCCCTTATCTTGAAATGCTAGGAGCAGAAGTAGTGGAAAAAATGCCCAGGCCATCCCCTATACGCTCTCACTTACCATTTGACATGATACCATACGCCAAGCATGCCAAATATATTTATGTGGCGAGACATCCAAAGGATTGTTGCATTTCAATGTACCATCATACGAAAATGTTTCCCTCTTACGGCTTCTCTAAAGGCtcttttgatgatttttttaaaatattcatacgAGGTGAAACAGActataatgattattttgatCATTTACTCTCGTTTTACGAACACAGATACgacgataatatattttttattacttacgaACAGCTGCGAGATGATACAAGAGGTGCAATCTTACAAATAGCAGACTTCCTTGGTGAAAAGTACAGTAAGTTATTGAGAGAAAACACAAAAGTATTAGATAAAATTCTACATTAcagtaattatgattttatgaaacaaGATACATTTTCAGTGTGGAAGGAAGCTCTCCAAATTACACCGCAAGCATTTTCAGCCACAAAGCTTCCCCCAGGGTTGGCCTCATGGGCTGAGAGTGCTGTAGACTCCCATTATGGGCAACCAAAAATGCCCATGATAAATGTACGTGATTTAATGAGAAGAAGCAGTTTGATGGAATGGGACACAAAACTAAAACCTTCTCAAGAACAAAAACTGCAAAGAAggattattgaaaaaacaaataattctgaTGTAATGGATTTGTGGAAAGACACTTAA